The DNA segment ttttttgttttttgttgttgtttttttggttgtttcttttatttgtaaGTTACTCTCTTTTTTTACAGCCAATTACAGTCAAGATGCCAACAACTTGATTACAGATcaataatatctatatataaatccAACCACCATGGACAAAACAGAGGTGTACCAGTTCTATTTAGGAGAGAGATAACATTAAACCTAAGAGTAGCTTACCAATACCAATGATAAtctacagtgattaaaatatagatttttgcTGAGTTTAAAAACACTTCTGCAAATAAATGCTGCACAACCCATAGATTTACCAGTTCTATTTAGGAGAGTGATACCATTGAGTCAAGGGCatcttcaaaactttttaacaaGTGCCAATGATAATTTACAGTGATTTGATTGTTGACTTTGTTGAGTTTAAAAACACTTTTGTTAATAGATGACCGCATTTAATTATGTGTTACAGGTTCTTACATATAGCATGTGTACTCTCCAAGTATCATTCAGACACAGCTAGAAACCTGAAAAAGTTATGATTTGTTGGAAGAAAATGAACTAATTGTACATTGAAACATTTATTGCTAAGAAATCTCATAACGTTTAATAGCGGAATGTctattaaattattcaaaatgtgaatttttcaaaactggctacataaaattttgttatagaattctaaattaaagataaaatatataagatatcattTCTGTGTAACATAACATACacattatatgttattcaggtctcagacagggtatatactgtgacattcccggcttagagtttatatcccctgagccgaaggcgaaggggatataagcattaagccgggaatgtcacagtatataccctgtctgagacctgaattacacatatattacagattacccctgacttaatgttattttccaatgcaggtatttgttgacaacacatatatattgaaaaacccAATCTGATTAGTTCGGCATACGTGAAGGATTTTCGAATTTGctgtgaacataattttatcgtgtaaattataatttataataacacctaaaacattaaatttaagtattaaaagtgtTAATTGCgtaattttgtattaaaaatgtattattgactgaagcacgtcattattttccctctgtgagcctctgacagtctgatagcttttgactacgtcacatagtaaccgGTGTTATGATGACGTTTCTGGGGttccaattggggataaaaacgtcgtatatacaccggcagtttcctgaatatatgctgacatctctgtgttgttatccaatcacaaacctcgacacatttgtaatccgtaatatatttatatattgttcatGAAAAGTAATTGTCTTCAAGGATATAAACATCTGTATATGATCAGGGTTGTTACAGAAATGTTTTACTGTGGGTTCATTATTaatcgttggataccaatttttgttgattttgtggttacaggtgaaccatgaatttaaataataaaaaaagtacagattttctataggcttgtatgcagacccTAACAAAGCCATGAAATCGAATAcatgtaccaaaaaaaaatatgaagtttctttaatccatgaaaattggaatccacgaaaaattgataaatccacAGTAATAGGAAGTTACAGTCCCCTTTACCTCTTGATCTTCCACTCCAGTCTTTGATCTGATCACAGGAGCATAAAACACATATCACTGTTGAAAGGTCGACTTCATAATTCAGAAGCTTGAAAGTTATATGTATTTGGAAACATATATGACGAAAATCTAGTGCaattacacaacttttaaacaaaggacacaaatcaataaaaccatgaaaattttaatacaaaatttaaacatacatgtatttaaaatggaaatcatgagattttaaagttttgtaatgTGTCTTCAAGCTTTGTACATTTATATCTGGAAAAACCCTTGGTTTTCAACCCATCAAATggaatcattttttatttaatatgtacATGTGTACTCCTTTAAATGCCTGTTTGATATCTCTCCATAGTCTGTTCATATCTAAAATAACAATACCGCTGACAACCAGTATTAAAATGGCAGCTCCTGCATAGCCAATACTGGCTGCAGTCACACGAGAATCGGTAGCACTGTATTTCCTTCGGCGCATGATAGAAGTATTAGTTTTATCTACTTTCAGGCTTGTTACAAGCCAATCAATTTGTTCTTGTAATGTACTGTTACCCCAGAAATCAGGTAAACCAGACACCTGTGATCCACATTTAGGACAGGAACAGGGTGGAGGTGTAATGTCCACCGACAGTGTGTAATTACAATCAATGCTAGATTCAATTGGGTCATCACCTGTGGTACACACAGATTCCGGGTTCACGTCAGTGTTGgtgaaaattgtgtttttacGTGGGAAAGGATCGGCACCTGGAAAAAggaatcaaatatatttatcttattcATCATTCATCAAGGAAATGGTGTGTAAGGATGTTTGtgtgtcatgttttggaaattttggcagattttcaaaatcctcttgttttatccatttgaatccctttaaaaaaaattgcccgTTGACcgccattttctttttataaatcttttacatgtataattaaaagCCATCTGTAgaagtcttataaaatctttatttttttttaaatagtttttgagaacttaaacttgtcaatgattaAGCCATGAAAAAGCAAGAGAGAAAATTTTCCAGCTTAAATTTCAAAGGCTAATACCTTGAATACAAGAACATTGacctatattattttttttgctcttttggatctttcaataataaaagaaggcattttaaaatgtattttgatttaaCCAGACCTAGAtgaatttcaatggctaatatcttgAATACaagtacattgacctatattattttttttgctcttttggttcctttaataataaaagaaggcattttaaaatgtgttttgattTAACCAGACCTAGATGACCCTTAATACTGATTTATGGAAAAACTGATATATAGGTCACTTTTATTTTAAGGGAAAGCAGGTCTTGTAAGGTCACCATTTGCTTTTTCCATTGAAGTAATACCTACAGTACCAATGTATGAACAAGATAACCTAAAATCATTATTACACCTGTTTTTGCATTGTAATCAATGACACCATGATTACTTGTAATCAATTACATCACGATTAgttgtaatcaattacattacGATTTCTGGTAATCAATTACTTGCAATcaattacattacaattacttgTATTTAGAAAATGTATGATTACTGATTACATGCAATTACACTGCAAAATGTAATCGATAACAGCTGATTACAATGACCCCATGCCTGACCTGAATATCTAAAGAGCTATATGACCTAAATGCACCCTTGAATGAAAAAGCCATTTAATCTGTATAAGGTCATATTTgcaaaatgaaatttgaaaagtagaattgaaaaaatatatggtaTAGATCATGTCAGTACCAAATCACTAATTACTAAGCTGATTATTCTCTCCCTGACTAACAGTCCACAAGCAACAGTATGGACTCAATTCTAGAAAATAATAAgtttaataactattttgatctgagcgtcactgatgagtcgtatgtagacaCAACGTgtgtctggcgtatcaaattataattctcgtatctttgataactatgagtAGAGGCCTGTATAGATTTTCTTGATTTACCTTTATCCCGGACTCTctttaccaaaatatttataattaaaggaTGTATAAAGACTTCATACTAGCCGTACACATACCCACATATACACCTTATTGTTTCACTATCCCAGACAGTCCTTAACATAATACATTTCTCATCAatgtcatatatatttaaaaaaaaaaaaaaaaactctttatGCTATCAAAAGTATTCACTTACGGTAAGAAAAACAAGCCTTCCTATAATATCTTAGAGGAAGAgtgcatgttttttttgtctgtaGTCTTTCATGTAGAATACAAGTTGACGTGCTGGGATCATAAGATATACCCCAGCACTGCTCATTAGACCGGACATGCAGCAGACACTGAGTCTTACAGTCCTCCTCTGATAGTCCAAGTTTTGTTGAGCTGACAGAGGTTTCTAAATCAGCACAATTGTCAGAATCAAAACTAAGTTTACAAGAACCTGTGGATATAATAGAAAAAAggtgataatatatatattatgaatcAGGCTGAATTTCAGTTAAGAGCATCGTGTTAAGTGCTTAGAGAAAACAAACATCGAATTGCTTAATAAATAATGCGTATTTGTTGTAGGGTGATAGTGATACATTTTTATACTGACTGTTTATTACTTTGACCTGAAGATATCATAATATAACTAATATTTGCTACCTGAAATGAAACACTGGTCAACCAATCTTTGTTTAAACCGCGGATGATTACAGTGTTCAGTGGCAGAACCCCCTTTTCTGCATATTTCAATGCATATGAACAGGGAAATATGGCTGGAACCCCCTCTATTtctcctgggttgggaacccctcTTGAAAATTACTGGATCCACCCATATAGGCACAACgtatatctatttataaaaaaatgaacatgtcACAAGTTAAAAtcttgtttgttatatttaataattattatctTTTGAAAATGTCTGGATCAACCACTGGCTGCATCTTAACGAATATGCTACTTCAGTGTCTAGCGTatgtttttaaaaccatttaaatacAGGTATACGATCTTTTAACCTGGTGCAAGATACCGGTATGGTGCAGAATCTGTGTACCCTACCGGAACAAATGTGATCGTCAGAAGGTTCTGTGCATGTAGTGTTGCACTAGTACAGTCGTTATTTTTCTGTGCATGTAGTGTTGCACTAGTACAGTCGTTATTTTTCTGTGCATGTAGTGTTGTACTAGTACAGTCGTTATTTTTCTATGCATGTAGTGTTGCACTAGTGCAGTCGTTATTTTTCTATGCATGTAGTGTTGCACTAGTACAGTCGTTATTTTTCTATGCATGTAGTGTTGCATTAGTACAGTCGTTATTTTTCTATGCATGTAGTGTTGTAATACAGTCGTTATCATAGTTTTCTATGTATGTAGTGTTTTCCCGTCATTCGACAGTCAGTTAAAATCACAGGCATTTGTCttagaaaaataaattcaaccGATCGCGAAATACCGTTATATGCCAatttctcggttgtcaaaccCAGTAAATGTAAAGTAACTTCCTCAAAAAGTTGATGGTATTCAGTTACTAAAGAGGGGCGGAGAAAACTTGTTATGTCGAAAATCTAAATTGACATATATAAGTGTTATATTAAGGCATATAAAAGGGGGATCCGAGACACTTGCCTGTGGTAAAAAAGCAATCCAACATCACGTATGCGTTCTTCATATGGCTGATTTTGATAAACACGTTTTCTTGTACCGTTTAGATGGATATGATCATTTCTTTTTAGTAAGTTTCTGTAAGTCTGTATGTTTACTTCGAAAGTTGCAAAATGAGTAGTATTGTCATGGCCTTCAATTTTTAGCTTACTATGCAGTATGTTTTTGCTAATTGTGGAAGGCTGTACTGTGACATAAATTGACTGTTGTAAACCATTATGACATTTGGTCTCActtagagagttgtctcattggctatatATGTATACCACCTCTGTTTATCTTAATATTGACTcaatgtatcttttttttcgGTTACGGGTTGTGCATTTTTTAGTCAAACTTACATGGTTGACGATTTTCACATACAGCAGGCAGTTTGTCAGTACAAGGACGAATTTTCCATGACAGATCAAATTGGCTGGCAGATACACAGAATTCACCGTTCGCCTGTGTTGTGGTCGACCAATATGAAGACGTTATGGCGCTGCAGTCTGACCACTTGAAAATACCATCTGTATTGCTACCATTTACATCATGCAATCCTATCCAGAAGGCAGACGACCTGAATTGTAGGTGATTGCTCATGAAATACTATTTGTGATTCATGTAATATACATTAATTCATATGATATTCTTTGATTCATACAATATACATTGattcatattatatacattattCATATAATATACATTATTCATATAATATACATTATTCATATAATATAGATTGATTTAAATGGATTAGTTCAGAGGTCTGAGTTTGCTAGCTGGCTGGTTGATTATGTCTAGCATAAAGAGCTGATAACATTTGAACGCGGATTAAAATTCCTGGTatccttcatttttttaatatgaactTGGATgatttgacatattttgtttcttgaatctcatttcataattttttggaATTAGTTTATCAAATGGGATCatgaaatcaaaaatatgtGTTGGTGGTCGTTTCATGTCTTTATGTATGATTAGaaaaaacagacttaaaagCGAGTTTcctatatttattcaatataatcataagatgtggtatttttacaaatgagacaactctccacaagaagcCGATTGCCGCCATAATTAAAGTGTTGAATGATCCTATGTATTCTATGAACAAGAAACTTACAAAACACTGGAATCTTTCATGTGTCTAACATAATAGGAGGTTGCAATTTTCCGAACTTCATCATATATATTAAGAAGACGGCCACCACGTGTTTGGCATTCCACGGAAGCCTCGTTCCAGCTCATGTCCCCTTCTATCATACTAAAGATGACATTGGTGGTTTCGGGTATTTTTGTTCCTCCTTAAACACAAACGAAAGACACacacattatttaattttgttaacatggaaattaaacattgaatagACGAAATTGATAAGGAAAATGTTTATCTCTTATATAAGCTTTGACAACTCTCGGCTCCCTCTCggaataaataaagaataaaataaaaatatttatttctgcaaTTAAGGGCTCTTGATGGACAGCATGCCATTTTAATACGTACAAAAAAATCACTATgacttgtaaaaataaaaatcaaatcgAAAAGAACGAACAAAAGGTTCATATAGTAATAAAGCTACAATGATAGTCCATCGGAAGGGACgttaaatggctgacccgtgttaaaaGAGAGCCATagctcttgcacgttaaagacacccttgtagatttcgaaaaagggcaggataatgccgctacaagtcagcactcgcacccacaaagtggaaagggattaatataagttgcaaaaggtgtttcccaatccactataaataaatatgtttaaactaaagctACGCATATTTCATCCTTCTTAACTTTCAGCGTAATTAATCGAATATATATATCTGGACATATATACAATAATGcgactaaaaaaatatttgatatacggaaaagaaaatgtatttgacatatataaaataatgcgactaaacaaatatttgatatatacggaaaagaaaatgtatttgttttacataattttcTATCAAAAGGTTACccttgaatattaatatttcagctttaatataaaaagttatgaATATCTAGACACGGCATAACATTTCGTGAACTCccccaaaaaatattattacacCAAGATGTTCGTTATCCTGCATTAATAATCTTTTGTGTTAGAAAAAACTCAAATTCCTGTTAGACTTTAATTCGAAATTATTGAAAGCTATCGGTTTGCATTTTGCATTTACCATATGATCATAACCATAGTGTGATTTATACATACGATCGGACCAATGCTATTCGTGGTGTAAGAACAAGAACAAGAACATATTTCATAGcacaaaaaaggacaaacaaagATCATTATAGAGCTTACATGCATGTATAAGGGAATAAAGCATATAtacatagattttttaaaactcataATCACAAAACAGTTTAATAAGACTTCGATAACACCCTTGGTTTGTATGATATATTATAGctacatgaaaaatataaaatagatcTAACTCATAttgactttgataaattttccAACTGCATTAGTTGATTGTCTTCATAGCTTAATGAATACACGATTTTTTGCTGATTGTCCAGTAAAACACAAAAAGGAGTTTTGGCAATCAAAGCCAAAGAGAGAATATCTGTCAGAGTAACATTTTTTTGCATGAAGTGAAAACATGGATTTCACAGCAAGAGGAGgatttttttgcaaattcttTCATCTctagttatattaaaaaaaacggcaaaattcaACTTGAGCTTATGAGCAGATTAGATATACGATAACGTACAAATCAATAGCTGTTCTAAATTCAAATTGAAGAGAGACAATTTTCATAACGATTTTCTTCTTctaaatttcaaacaattttcttCTAgaagcatttttatttaaacattacaaTCTTTCAAACATTTACTAActtttattatgaatatttgcaacgtatataaaaaaaaaattttttttgttacaactgttttaattcttgtttattcaaaactttctaatatttaaaaaaaaaatcaacagtggAACAAAGCAGTTATGGTATATTTGTGAATCTCTTGTCTATAGCTATAGATGCATTCAACAATTGacttaaatacaaaatcataatGTTAAAAACCCTAGTTCTGATAAAATACCACAATTTTTACTCATTTTGAGTCCAACAATTTGAGTCCAACAAATTATATTAAGAGAACTtcatatgaacatgatgaaggtTCTAGCACGGAATattgttgtaaatgtttttCAAGATTAAATAAGGCGAATTGAATTTTTTATGACAAGAAACATTATAACCACTCATACCTATAATTGATATGATGAAAaatatgaacatatttaaataaactcatcatagacaaCAGGAATGACATTTGTATTTGCGCCAAGGACGCACGTtatgtctacaaaagactcatcagtaaagctcgattaaaaaatgttaaaaatgccaaataaagtacgaactTGAAGAGCATTTAAGACCaacaaaaattcttaaaagttttgccaaatacagttaaTACATATATTCCTTCATATAGaataacgattttttttttaataacgtGAAATCTTACCATGGCTTACAGAAAATAAAGCAATCCATACAACCGCTACCAACATTGTTCTGGCGTTAACTTGCTTGTTCGTCTGCTATAAAAACGAATGAACTTTTGAGCGGGAAGCAGTTACATTTCTAATAGAAGACAATAACATCATTTGAAtctatataaagttataaacacACAAAGCAGAAGTAATTCTTGACGCTTTACAACCCAGGTTATGGATTGACAATGAAATTAAGACAagttttcttattatttattgGATTTTTATTTCCGTTTGTTCCTGTTATCAAAGACGATGGGACACTCGATTATCCAACTTCCTTGTGATTAAAACAGATAATATAACACTACAGGGATAATACTTTTAATAGCTTGACAGGTCTTCGATATGTTCGTACAACACAATACGGTGTGATTCAGTTCTATCCTAAGCAATTTATGCAACAAGACGGATCGACATGACCTTCTTAGCATAACAACACAATAAAAGTTTGAGACTTTTTTTCGGTTGCATAACTATACCATGCTAATCTGGCATGTTATTCAGTTACTTTAGTATACGTTAGGTTTGTCTAAGTATATACCTTGTCACTCAGTGTCAGGCTCTTATatacttaaatttttttaaattttttttttgaataattgCATAATGATTTGTGTGTGTTTTCAGATTTCCTTTGAAACTTGTCTAAAATAATACACAATGTACAGTGCATCATAAGCCTATTTGGCTGGCTGAAAATTACTTGTATATATGAAAGTTATTGTTTGCTATAATTCAGGTTGCACTTTGATATTAagatattcattcattcattcatatataCCTGAGATAATTTAGAGCTTGGCATACGGTAAACACCCTTGTCTTTTTAAGACCTTCTGTTAAAGTACAAACAGCCTACTAGTATTGTTTATGCTTATTAGCTAGTAATACAACTTGATTGTGACATGAAAGACAACATTTCCATGTCTTCCTAGTTTTGTATGTGTTGTTCGATTGCTGCAAGAAAGAGAGAATATGTCAAGGGAGGGATCTAAaatcaaaagtctgatcaaaACAGACGGCATCACCATGGTCAAAATAATGACGAACAGCAATAACAACACATTACACAGAAAACCAACAGTTTAGTAACACTATAAAAGTGCATATCTAGGACAGACCGTGAAATTGTCAACCAGAAATCGAAATATCTACATTAAACTTACAAAGGGTCGAGAAAGCAACATTTTAAAGAGACAGAACAGTGTTATTGACAAGCACAAAAACATTTCTCTGTGTAAAGTAAGTTTAGGGTGTTCTCTATACTTCCTCCGTATGCACAAGAATAAAATATCTCACGTGCATTGAGATTCACGTGTATAGTGAAAGTCGTGTAAACTGATTTTAAACGTgaattttaaaccaaaaaagtttttcaaataacatcaaagttccaaatttatttcaaattatgaaatcaatacaaaatgtgctTGTCAACGAGGTTGACTTTCGgcaaaagtgagaaaagcaatcgagttgatgCTAATGTCAATGCTAATCTGTTTATTTCTACAGACTTTACCTATGAAGACGTTCTTAAATTCACTGACAGAGTACGTGCGCCCTGAAATTCTAGCGATAATTATAgtttatcgttgatcatctcaacgaaaTTGCTCTTCTCACCTGAGCCGTTACGGCGAAAGTTAGAAAATCAATGGAgctgagatgaccaatgatagtTTGtctatcgctattttacctttCATTGAGAAAAGGCATGTCTTTtcttagtttctagtgataattttaTCATATCACTCTACTGcactgagaaaggaaattatcgCTGTTTTACGAAAATTTTCTTTGATCTTGCCGACTGATAATTTcgtttctctaattctatggaaatttatcccttttcgaacccattgtataaaaaaatttaatcaacgtgtggttgctggtgatctcagaagatcattggttgattttaagggtcatgacctttttggctgactggatgaaccaaaatatgataacaggtgttaatgaaattgacaacttcgtgctatgtgaaaggcactcgaaggggattttcggtaaacaaaaaaagaaaatgtctttttaatcattagagaaacagattcttacatagttactcgtggattatcggatttatccaatctcgatagttaaattataaattttaaagtactcgccgaggcggcccgaactttaaaattgataatttaactatcgcgattggataaatccgataatccactggtgtcaatgtaagaatctatatttctcaGCGGAGTcgagtgaaataaaaaaaaaaatatcgccAGAAACTGAAGGTGCTCGTGGGTCAATGAAaatgacaacgtcgtcataggtaaaatagcgataaaaagattatcattCATTGTTCAtttcaactcgattgcttttctcactttcgctgaaaccggctcaagcgagaaaaccaatctcgttgagatgatcaacgatattctatatatcagtcagtaagatcaaatgaaaatttcgtaaaatagatactatttttcatatcactctaCTGTGCTAAGAAAGGAAATTAACAGTCAGTAagatcaaatgaaaatttagcaaaatagcgataattatTAATTAACGGTGACATTCAAGTGAAATTTCCATGCGAGTTCCACGTATTCGTTCGTTGAAGTTGAATTTCACTTTAATTTCAATTGAGATTCATTTGAAATTCACATGAGCAAAATATATGTCTACATATAGGACATTCGTCACTATGGAAGAGCAATGAACAAAAATCAATGCAACACAAGGTTATGTGAAGAAATTATGCTGTTTGTTGATGAGATTTCATAGGATGAATGTcgatataataaaaacattccaatGAACAGCATACAAGAacttgtttattgtatttttccaattttttcgATTATCAATATTACATCTTTATCTGTTAACCAACAATCGCAATAATTAACTCCTGCAATGATATTCAAATTGGCATAAAAGAATTTCATGATATGTAAATAAAGTTAATTCAAGTACTTATTTGATGC comes from the Mytilus trossulus isolate FHL-02 chromosome 3, PNRI_Mtr1.1.1.hap1, whole genome shotgun sequence genome and includes:
- the LOC134709372 gene encoding uncharacterized protein LOC134709372 — translated: MLVAVVWIALFSVSHGGTKIPETTNVIFSMIEGDMSWNEASVECQTRGGRLLNIYDEVRKIATSYYVRHMKDSSVLSSAFWIGLHDVNGSNTDGIFKWSDCSAITSSYWSTTTQANGEFCVSASQFDLSWKIRPCTDKLPAVCENRQPCSCKLSFDSDNCADLETSVSSTKLGLSEEDCKTQCLLHVRSNEQCWGISYDPSTSTCILHERLQTKKTCTLPLRYYRKACFSYRADPFPRKNTIFTNTDVNPESVCTTGDDPIESSIDCNYTLSVDITPPPCSCPKCGSQVSGLPDFWGNSTLQEQIDWLVTSLKVDKTNTSIMRRRKYSATDSRVTAASIGYAGAAILILVVSGIVILDMNRLWRDIKQAFKGVHMYILNKK